A stretch of the Zeugodacus cucurbitae isolate PBARC_wt_2022May chromosome 6, idZeuCucr1.2, whole genome shotgun sequence genome encodes the following:
- the LOC105210695 gene encoding ubiquitin-associated domain-containing protein 1 isoform X1 — MIPWMRARWAARNKRTAGEEKTNAAQATCSRTTDGLRTTSVNSNTTAAATTTVACEQQNIKHSVSPARHTAPPQRRNRAMVQTSPASSINHQQSMRAGQSSLQTLPPAQQLQRQHGSPTLTPQPRRVSKIRGSRRSSGISSSDSATPGSSENIERGETKQNIRVRVICPSARVLIFQTDVNKRIAELKNEVMLELSDDASAIPLFATDVRQLGPRYRIMRAEYQGAELNETMTLAQLKIEDNSMLLLVPRRQHLQQMTVVTRDVQAPRELEINAATRNVLPHTVDMPMVDINEIFQQSNLQFDVRKVLISLAQASAVIIGAGPYATRLIAMLKQKLINKRNYQNDTLQCLVDMGFKKEKAEYALKVNQGVYSTALEWLIQHQSEESSIEEAAMGLQKSQSVLSPSGILTNDTIVENTEALLEIVRIYSHRDMPPSPETINSLVEMGFEETEVLKALKKTCNNKAAACEWLCGNRTGSLIELREGLSQDSPILKAILEMPQVQMNLSNPKILIAFVSILENENSIRVWGGDNDTTSVITHILQKYHEEKHVLGINQFYSNRQ; from the exons atgaTCCCTTGGATGCGTGCCAGGTGGGCGGCACGCAATAAACGAACCGCCGGTGAGGAGAAAACAAATGCTGCACAAGCGACTTGCAGTCGAACAACTGATGGTTTACGAACCACAAGTGTCAATTCGAATACAACTGCAGCCGCTACAACAACTGTAGCATGCGAACAGCAAAACATAAAACACAGCGTCTCACCAGCGCGTCACACGGCGCCACCACAACGACGTAACCGTGCAATGGTTCAGACATCACCAGCAAGCAGCATAAACCACCAGCAAAGCATGCGAGCGGGACAATCGTCGCTGCAAACGCTGCCACCGGCACAACAACTGCAGCGGCAGCATGGAAGTCCTACGCTTACGCCGCAGCCACGTCGAGTGTCAAAAAT AAGAGGCTCACGTCGTTCATCGGGTATTTCAAGCTCCGACTCTGCTACGCCCGGCTCTAGCGAAAATATCGAACGTGGTGAGACTAAACAAAATATCAGGGTGCGTGTCATTTGCCCCAGCGCACGTGTGCTCATATTCCAAACAGACGTGAACAAACGCATCGCGGAGCTAAAAAACGAAGTAATGCTCGAATTGTCCGATGATGCAAGCGCCATACCACTATTCGCCACAGACGTGCGACAGCTAGGACCACGTTATCGCATAATGCGCGCTGAATATCAAGGCGCGGAATTGAATGAAACGATGACGCTGGCGCAATTGAAAATCGAAGACAACTCCATGTTATTACTGGTGCCGAGGCGACAGCATCTACAACAAATGACTGTGGTGACGCGCGATGTGCAAGCGCCGCGTGAATTGGAAATCAATGCGGCCACACGTAATGTGCTGCCGCATACGGTGGACATGCCCATGGTGGACATCAATGAGATATTTCAGCAATCGAAT CTGCAATTCGATGTGCGCAAAGTGCTCATCTCATTGGCGCAAGCTTCTGCGGTCATTATAGGCGCAGGGCCATATGCAACACGTCTGATTGCGATGCTTAAACAAAAGCTAATCAACAAACGAAACTATCAGAATGATACACTGCAGTGCCTTGTCGATATGGGTTTTAAAAAGGAGAAGGCCGAGTATGCGCTTAAGGTTAATCA AGGTGTCTACTCAACGGCACTGGAGTGGTTGATACAACATCAAAGTGAAGAGAGCTCGATAGAGGAGGCCGCAATGGGTTTGCAGAAAAGCCAATCGGTGCTATCACCTTCGGGAATACTCACAAATGAT ACCATTGTTGAGAACACTGAAGCTTTGCTAGAAATAGTACGCATCTATAGTCATCGTGATATGCCGCCGTCGCCGGAAACTATTAACTCACTAGTCGAGATGGGTTTCGAAGAGACTGAAGTGCTGAAAGCTTTAAAGAAGACTTGCAATAATAAAGCCGCTGCATGTGAGTGGCTTTGTGGCAATCGTACGGGCAGTTTGATTGAGCTGCGGGAAGGCCTATCGCAAGATTCACCCATACTCAAAGCCATACTCGAAATGCCGCAAGTACAGATGAACTTGAGCAATCCCAAAATACTAATAG CCTTTGTGTCCATACTCGAGAATGAGAATTCTATACGCGTTTGGGGTGGCGACAATGATACCACCTCCGTTATTACACATATCCTGCAGAAATATCATGAAGAGAAGCATGTATTGGGCATCAATCAGTTTTATAGTAATCGTCAGTAg
- the LOC105210695 gene encoding ubiquitin-associated domain-containing protein 1 isoform X2, which translates to MQKLRNLFSKRGSRRSSGISSSDSATPGSSENIERGETKQNIRVRVICPSARVLIFQTDVNKRIAELKNEVMLELSDDASAIPLFATDVRQLGPRYRIMRAEYQGAELNETMTLAQLKIEDNSMLLLVPRRQHLQQMTVVTRDVQAPRELEINAATRNVLPHTVDMPMVDINEIFQQSNLQFDVRKVLISLAQASAVIIGAGPYATRLIAMLKQKLINKRNYQNDTLQCLVDMGFKKEKAEYALKVNQGVYSTALEWLIQHQSEESSIEEAAMGLQKSQSVLSPSGILTNDTIVENTEALLEIVRIYSHRDMPPSPETINSLVEMGFEETEVLKALKKTCNNKAAACEWLCGNRTGSLIELREGLSQDSPILKAILEMPQVQMNLSNPKILIAFVSILENENSIRVWGGDNDTTSVITHILQKYHEEKHVLGINQFYSNRQ; encoded by the exons ATGCAGAAACTGCGAAATTTATTCTCTAA AAGAGGCTCACGTCGTTCATCGGGTATTTCAAGCTCCGACTCTGCTACGCCCGGCTCTAGCGAAAATATCGAACGTGGTGAGACTAAACAAAATATCAGGGTGCGTGTCATTTGCCCCAGCGCACGTGTGCTCATATTCCAAACAGACGTGAACAAACGCATCGCGGAGCTAAAAAACGAAGTAATGCTCGAATTGTCCGATGATGCAAGCGCCATACCACTATTCGCCACAGACGTGCGACAGCTAGGACCACGTTATCGCATAATGCGCGCTGAATATCAAGGCGCGGAATTGAATGAAACGATGACGCTGGCGCAATTGAAAATCGAAGACAACTCCATGTTATTACTGGTGCCGAGGCGACAGCATCTACAACAAATGACTGTGGTGACGCGCGATGTGCAAGCGCCGCGTGAATTGGAAATCAATGCGGCCACACGTAATGTGCTGCCGCATACGGTGGACATGCCCATGGTGGACATCAATGAGATATTTCAGCAATCGAAT CTGCAATTCGATGTGCGCAAAGTGCTCATCTCATTGGCGCAAGCTTCTGCGGTCATTATAGGCGCAGGGCCATATGCAACACGTCTGATTGCGATGCTTAAACAAAAGCTAATCAACAAACGAAACTATCAGAATGATACACTGCAGTGCCTTGTCGATATGGGTTTTAAAAAGGAGAAGGCCGAGTATGCGCTTAAGGTTAATCA AGGTGTCTACTCAACGGCACTGGAGTGGTTGATACAACATCAAAGTGAAGAGAGCTCGATAGAGGAGGCCGCAATGGGTTTGCAGAAAAGCCAATCGGTGCTATCACCTTCGGGAATACTCACAAATGAT ACCATTGTTGAGAACACTGAAGCTTTGCTAGAAATAGTACGCATCTATAGTCATCGTGATATGCCGCCGTCGCCGGAAACTATTAACTCACTAGTCGAGATGGGTTTCGAAGAGACTGAAGTGCTGAAAGCTTTAAAGAAGACTTGCAATAATAAAGCCGCTGCATGTGAGTGGCTTTGTGGCAATCGTACGGGCAGTTTGATTGAGCTGCGGGAAGGCCTATCGCAAGATTCACCCATACTCAAAGCCATACTCGAAATGCCGCAAGTACAGATGAACTTGAGCAATCCCAAAATACTAATAG CCTTTGTGTCCATACTCGAGAATGAGAATTCTATACGCGTTTGGGGTGGCGACAATGATACCACCTCCGTTATTACACATATCCTGCAGAAATATCATGAAGAGAAGCATGTATTGGGCATCAATCAGTTTTATAGTAATCGTCAGTAg